A single genomic interval of Spinacia oleracea cultivar Varoflay chromosome 6, BTI_SOV_V1, whole genome shotgun sequence harbors:
- the LOC130463359 gene encoding protein FAR1-RELATED SEQUENCE 8-like, with product MDSTGMGSTEIGEASEAPDGDEEEFLFRYSPASSYEEEEVGDDFSTPKRTMVRTAFGEEKEVPQLKIGMVFHDWEEIEEQFKAYGRQGFAVVRRSGAYRSYSSQSKDGSKELVKQKRNALWTCECFGQPDRKRKEKAIVPFDSPLHEIVGSGIRKSKKCQCPVHVYASVNNLGQWVIRRAVMVHENHHPTPSKSRTIACFRKGFIKENPHVVSQMKVCSKSGMSVAQTFNLMATQRNGKALMPFSQKDINDVVAKERKARMKGGDANAMYEYFKMMKEDNPNFYFIYRQAPDGRLQDVLWVDARSRAAYEEFGDVVCFDTTYLTNQYKMPFANFVGVNHHGQSILLGCALVSHENSDTFE from the exons ATGGATTCGACTGGAATGGGTTCTACTGAAATTGGTGAAGCTAGTGAGGCACCTGATGGCGATGAAGAGGAATTTTTGTTTAGGTATTCCCCAGCATCGTCCTATGAAGAG GAGGAGGTAGGTGATGATTTTAGTACCCCCAAAAGGACAATGGTAAGAACCGCATTTGGGGAAGAGAAAGAAGTTCCCCAACTAAAGATTGGCATGGTTTTTCATGATTGGGAGGAGATTGAAGAACAATTTAAGGCGTACGGGAGGCAAGGCTTTGCTGTAGTAAGACGAAGCGGTGCTTATAGGTCTTATAGTAGCCAGTCGAAGGATGGTAGTAAAGAGTTAGTGAAACAAAAGCGTAATGCATTGTGGACTTGTGAGTGCTTTGGTCAGCCAGATAGGAAGCGCAAGGAGAAGGCGATTGTTCCCTTCGATTCCCCGCTCCATGAAATAGTTGGGAGTGGCATACGGAAGTCTAAGAAATGTCAATGTCCCGTCCATGTGTATGCTAGTGTAAATAATTTAGGTCAGTGGGTGATACGTAGAGCTGTAATGGTACATGAGAATCATCACCCAACCCCTTCCAAGTCCAGAACTATTGCTTGTTTTCGTAAAGGATTTATAAAAGAGAATCCTCATGTAGTGTCACAAATGAAGGTGTGTTCGAAATCTGGGATGTCAGTTGCCCAAACGTTTAACTTAATGGCTACGCAACGGAATGGCAAAGCTTTAATGCCTTTCTCACAGAAGGATATTAATGATGTGGTTGCTAAAGAAAGAAAGGCAAGGATGAAGGGGGGTGATGCGAATGCCATGTATGAGTATTTTAAGATGATGAAAGAAGATAATCCAAATTTTTACTTCATATATAGGCAAGCGCCAGATGGTCGGTTGCAGGATGTGCTGTGGGTTGATGCTCGTAGTAGAGCGGCGTATGAGGAGTTTGGTGATGTTGTATGTTTTGATACTACGTACTTGACGAATCAGTACAAAATGCCATTCGCGAACTTTGTAGGCGTAAATCATCATGGTCAAAGCATATTACTTGGGTGTGCCTTGGTATCTCATGAGAACTCTGATACTTTTGAGTGA